AACACTTGCAGTGCAGCGCCGACCACGTTGAATACCAACGAGCCGACGATGTTGACCAGCGGCGCCGACCGGGGCGCGGCGACCGGTGGGGTCATCGCGGCGATCGGCTTGACAACCCGACGGTCCTGACCCGAAACCGGATTCGCGATCCTGTCGGCGATATCGGTCAGCACGGCGCGACCCTCGGTCGTGACACGGCCGACGACCTCGCTGAGGGCTGTGGGCACCTCCGCCTCGACCGGGCGCGCGTCGACGAAGCCGGGCGCCTTGTCGGCCACGACGGCAGCAGCGACACGCGTCTCGGTTCGAGGGGGCGCGCCACGCCTCACCGTGAGTTTGCGATGCGGAAGTGATTGTGAGGACTTCAGGTTCGGCTTGCGTTCGGCGACAACCGTCAGCGCGGCGCGGGCCTGAGCGGTGATTCGGTCGGCGATGTCGCGCACCGAGGGAGGCGTCGGCAGCGTTTTCGGCAGTGAGAGTTGCGGGCGCTTGTCCTTGCGCGGACCGGGCCGCGTGCTTCCGTCACGGTGTTTCTTCGGTGTGCCAGAGTCGTTGGCGGACTGAGTGGTTGACTTGTCGCGGCCGGGGTCGGCATGGGCGGTCGTGACCGTCCCGCCGATCAGCCCGATCCACAGAGCGGTCAGCAACACGCCCCATCCAGCCGCCATGAACACATGAATTGCCCGCCCCGGTTTGATCACGAAGGCACGCTAACCGGCACCTCAGACCATCCGCAGGAAAATGAACAAATCAAGCACAATGTTTCTTTAACGAGGCTGTGCGACCCGTCGGGCATACTGAAACCCCATTACGTCGCCGAGCAGGGAAGTCGATTGTCAGCACCGCAACGTCGCCCCCGGGGTCGACCCGTAGGCGGCGGTAATACCGCCGAGCAGGCGCGCGAGGTGTTGATGGATGCCGCCGAGCACCTGTTCGTCACCCGCGGGTACCGGGCGTCGACCATGGAAGTCATCGCCCACGAGGCCGGATATTCACGCACGGCGATCTACCGCCAGTTCGCCAACCGCGATGAGCTGATCGCCGCCATGGTGCAGCGCACCACCCAGCGGCACATGGCGTCGATCATCCCTCGGATACCCGAGGGCGCCGGGCCGGTCGACTTTCTGGTCGAGAGTCTGGTGATCGTCGCGACCGAACTGGTGTCGGACCCGTTGCTCAACACGATCGCCGACCAGACCCCGGAGGGCACGATCGCCTCGTTGATCGCGACCGACTCCGAGCTGACCGATCTGGTGACCACCACGATCAAGGCGATGATCGCCGAGGACGCCCGCCAGTTCCGGCCCGGTCTCGACCCACATGACCTGGCGCAGTTCATCATCGCGACCGCACTGGGCTTCCTGGTGAAGACCGTCCCCGACATCACCGACCCCGACGTGGCGCGGCGCTACATCCAGACGTTCGTCCTGCCTGCGATCGTGCACGAGCCGCCCGCGCCACAGCGGGTGTTCCCCGGCGGATCCGGATAACCCCGGCTACTGCGCCCGCAGTCCCACCAGTTCGGTCGAGTTCCGGGCGATCAGCGACGTCCCGACCTGTTCCACCACGCCCCGATGATTCGGAGCCGGCATCCGCCACAACCGTTGGCAGGTCGACAGATCCGTGGCGACGATGTCGTCGACCGACCCGTGATACTCAATGCTGAGAACGATGTCGCCGTCGGATCCCGCGTAGTGGGTGAAATCGACCTGACACCGGGCGCCCGGGCTGCCGGAGTCCAGGTTCCATTGCTGCCAGGTTTCGTTTTCCCAGCCTTCCTCACCCTGCCGCACATACAGGTCGTTGCCGATCACCCGGAACTTGGCCTCCCGGTAATCGACTGCGGCGCCGGGGTATTCGAAGACCTGCCGCCCCTCGCGGGAGTACACCCGGACCACCGAACGGTCGAACACGATCGGCACCGTCGTGGCGTTCAGCAGGTTGTAACCCTTGAGCTCGTGCTGTGCCTGCAGCTCGCCGACCGTGTCATAGAACAGCACACCGGCCACGTCGTGCGCCTCGTACTGATAGGCGAACCCGCCGGGATAGACGGCGGCTCGTCGCAGCGTCGTGCCCGGCGGCGGTGCCGGGGTCAGCTCAGTGCCGTCGATCAGCGAGAACACCCGGTACGTCGGGTCGTCCGGGGTCGGGATCTGTGTCGCGAGGGTCAGCGGCGCGTCGTCGGACACGGTCAGAGCCGGCACCTCGAGCTGCCCGCTGCCCGGGACGAACCACGTGCGCTCACCGGTGGCCCCGACTCCGTAGACACCGGTGCCAGACACGGTGGCCACCAGCCGGGTCTGCCCCAGTGGATTTCCGATCACCTCGACAACGGGCTGGGTGTCGTAACCATTGATACGCAAGTCGGTTTCGCCCGAGTGGGTAACCTGTCCGCGCGCCAGGTCGAGCACCCAGAGCCGGCGCGGTTCGCCGCGGGCGGAGTCCTCGTCGGTCAGGCACACCGCGGTCTGTTCGCCGTTCAGGTGGCAATTCCCGTCGAACCGGACGTGTAGGCCCTCCAACATGATCGGGTCGAACAGTCTCGCGCCCGTGCGTAGGTCGATGCCGTACACCCAGCCGCGGTATCCGTCCCCGCAAGACAGGTCGCAGTCGGCGAGGAAGTAGGCACGCTCACCGACGCTGCCGAACGGCTTGCCCACCGGAATCCCGTCGGCCAGCCCGATGTCGGCCGGTGTCACCCGCCACGCCTGCGCCGGTGGTTTCTGCAGCGAGAAGCCGATGAGCTGCGCCGTCGGCGCAGGCATCTCGGGGCCGTGACGGCGCACCCACAACACCGCGGCGGTCGCCGCCACCGCAACCACGGCGGCCGCCGCGAGCGCGGTGAGGACACCTCGGCGCATCGCTAGAAAACCCAGCTGCCCGAAGGCTGCACGACGAAGCCGTGGTTGACGATCGGGTCGATGCAAGCGACCCCGTCATCGGTCACCGCGCAGGTGGTGTTGACGGCGGTGAGCTTGTGGCCTGGGGCCAGCCTCGGATATCCGGCCGGCGGCGGACAGGGCCCGCGGCCGCGGACGAAGGATGAGCTGACTCCGTCGCACGACGCTTCCAGCTCGCTCTGCGGCGCCTCGGCGGGCATGCCGACGATGGTTCCGCTGCATCCGGCGACGACGTGGTCGTTGCGGTCTGGGCGGTACTCCCACATACAGGTCAGGGTCGAGGTGGTGAAGCCGACCCTGGAGGCCTTCAGGCCGTGCTGGACATACGGCGCGGGATCGACCGCGGAGAACGCGTCGAGGTCAGGGAATCCGGGCGGTGCCGCATCGCCGGTCGGGGCCGTCGCAACGGCAAGCACGATCGCTGTCCAGAAGGCCGACACCACGGATGCACGACGCACCGTCCAATGCTAAGTGCCGTCCGACGGCGCGTTCAGCGGCAAAGTCAGCGCAGGGCGCTGCCCTTGACCCACTCGGACCACGGCACGGACCAGTCGCCGTTGTTGGTCGGCTTGAGCGGGTCACCGCCGGTGTTGCGAATCTCGACGATGTCTCCGGGCACCGAGAAGTTGTAGAACCATTCGGCGTTCTCGCCGCTGAGGTTCAGGCAGCCGTGGCTGACGTTCTCCTTGCCCTGAGCCCAGATCGTCGAGTTGAGCTGGTGCAGGTAGATGCCGTCGATGCTGATGCGCGTGGCCCACGGGATGGTCGTCTTGTAGCCGAGCCGCGAATTCACGGGCAGGCCGTAGGTCGACGAGTCCATGACCACGGGGTTGGCCTTGTCCATCACGGTGTAGATGCCGCGAGGCGTCCAGAAGCTCATCGTGGTGCCGCCGACGGTCTCGGTGCCGCCCATGCCCATCGAGGTGGGCATGGTTCGCACCAGCTTGCCGTTGTCGTAGACCCTGACCTGTTTGTCGGTGTCGTCGGCGATGGTGACGTGCGAGGCGCCGATGGTGAACGAGACCTTCTCGTCCTGCGCACCGTATAGGTCGTCGCCGAGCTTGGCGCCGTAGATGCCGGCGTCGACGGTGACCTTGGTACCCGGTGCGTAGTACTTCTCCGGACGCCAGTGTGCGGTCTGGTCGTCAATCCAGTTCCACGAGCCGACCGCCTTGGGCTCGGTGATGACCTTCATCCGGTTTTCGGCGCTGGCCTTATCGGTGATCGGCTCATCGAAGCGGGCGACGATCACCATGCCGACGCCGTAGGTGGCACCGTCCTGTAGCGGGGCGTAGTTCGTACCGTTGAGGTAGACCCGGGCCTGGTAGCCCGGGGTCACCGTGGAGAAGCTGATGGTTTTGCGAGTCGGCATTCCGCCGGGTCCGCGCGCGTCGACCTTCAGCGTGTAGGTGCGGCCGTAGCCGAGTGTGGTGGTCGGCTTCCAGGTCCTGGCGTCGGGCGTCAGGATGCCGGGGATCTCCTTGCCGGCGTCGTTGGTCATCGTCACGCGTGCCACGGTGCCGGTGTCGGCGGTGACCATGACGCGGGCCAGCGGGTCGACTTCGGCGTCGGCCTTGGGCGTGATGGTCAGCTTGGCCGGCTCGGTTGGTGACGGCTGCGGGGCGCCCTGAGGTGCAGCAGCCAACGTCTGGCAATGCTCGGCGCAGTCCGGCAGGGCCGAAACAACGACACCACCTGAGATGGCCAGCACGGCAAGTGCGACCGCCAGGTAGGCACGACGAACAGACGTCAAAGTCACTCCAATGTGGTTCGGCGAGGGCCTGATTGATCAGGGCGTGATCAGTGACTCAATCGTAGCCGGGCCGCTTCGGCTCCGACGCAACGCCCAGGGCATGCGGGCGAGTCGAGGGGGCGTCGGTGCCTCAGTTGACGGCGCGCTCCAGGTACTCCATCGCCGCGTCGGGTTCCTCGGCGACGAAGACCAGTTCATCCAGCGGCACGGGCAGGAACCCGTCCTGCTCCATCCGCCGCAACTGGATCACCAGACCGTCGTAGAAGCCCGCGGTGTTCAGCAGCACGACCGGCTTGTCGTGGCGACGATGCTTGCGCAGTTCCAGGATCTCAGTGGCTTCATCGAGGGTGCCGAGGCCACCGGGCATCACCATCAGAGCATCGGAGCGCTCCAACAGCACTGCCTTGCGTTCGGAGAGATCGGCGGTGATCACCATCTCGTCGGCTCCCGCCCTGGCCTGCTGGCGCAGGAACTCCACCGAGATCCCGACCAGCCGGCCGCCACTGGCCTGCACCTCGTCGGCCACCACCTTCATCAGGCCCTTGTCGGACCCGCCCCAGACGAGGGTGTGTCCACCCTTGCCGAGGAGTTCGGCGAAGGCGCGCGCCGGTTCGGTGTAGCGCTCGTCGAGGTCGGCGGCGGAGAGGAAGACGCAGATGTTCATGGGGCACTTTCGGCGGCAGGTCGATGCGGACGCTTGTCTCTACCGTGGCATAGCGTGGCCGCCATGGTTGACGCGGCTGAGCCGCTGTCGACGATCCTGGCCGAGCACGGGCCGCTGGGCGAGGACGAGATCAAACGGCGATTGCGCGGCGGCGGTGTCGCGGACCCGGATGCCGTCGTCTACGACGCCCTTCACATGCTGAACAGTCCGGCGGGTCAGTTGACCGATGACCGGTGGGTGTGGCTGCCGACACTGCTGGGCGGCCGGGTGTTCACGCATCGGCTCGAGGCGCCCGAGGTCGCCCACGACATGCTCACGGTGCTGCCGGATCTCGGCGCGCTCACCGATCTCTTCGAGCACGAGCCCTACCATCGCTTCGCTGACGGTGCACCGGTGACCGTATTGATGGTCGACTACGACGACGAACTGCTCGAGGGTGATGAGTTGCGCGTGGAAACCAACAGCGAAAATCGAATGGACAGTGCGCTTTCCACGCTGAAACGACTGGATCCCGGCGTGGAGATCCTCGATGACACGCGCGAGCCGGTGGGTGACGTGCGCGATTTGTCCGACCGGTTTCCGGGTGACGACACGGATGCGCTCGACCCCGACGATCCCGAGGTCGCCGCCGCCCTCGACGAGTACGTCCGTGAGTACGAAACCCACTGGCTCGATCAACCGATCCCGGCCCTCGATGGCTACACACCGCGGCAGGCCGCCGACGATCCAACCCGCCGCGGCGACCTGATCAAGCTTCTCGACAGCTTCCCGGCCGGAGTCGGCGCCCGGGGCGCAATGGACGTCGACCGGCTGCGTGCTGCGCTCGGTTTAATGTAAGACCAGAATGGTATCACATTGGTATCATCGCGTCATGGGCATGACTCTGCGCACCAGTGACGAGCAGACCGAGGCTCTGCGTCGGCAGGCCGCCGCCGAAGGGCGGTCGATGCAGGCTGTCGCGCTGTCGGCGATCGATGAGTACATCGCCCGTCGCACGCATCAATCCAAGGTGCAATCAGTTCTGCAGCGCGTGGTCGCCGAGGAGGCCGGGGTTCTGGAGCGACTGAAGGACGCATGATCGAGTACCTGGATCTCGATGACCTCTTGGAAGTTGCACGCCACGCTATCGGAGCCGACGTGAAAGTCGGGGACTACGGATTGCTCGAATCGGCGCTGGCGCGACCGCGGGCATCGGTGTTCGGTGATGACGCTTACCCCGACCTGCATCTCAAGGCCGCGGCCCTGCTGCATTCCCTGGCCCGCAACCACGCACTTGTCGACGGGAACAAACGGCTGGCGTGGACGAGCTGCCTGACCTTTCTCGGCATCAACGGGCAGCGGATCGCGGCGTCCGAAGACGACCGCTTCGATTTCGTGATCCGGGTCGCCACCGGCGCCGAATCCGACCTCGAGGACATCGCCGCGCAGCTTCGCGCATGGAGCGACCCGTCGGAGTAGCGGGCATCGACGTCCTCGATTACGGGTTTGCCCCCAAACCGCCATACCATCGCTAGTCGAGATGACCGAAAAAGCCCTCGAAGATGCCCTGGCGACCCCGCCCTCCAACACCGCCCAAGCTGCCAAGATCGCCGCCGAGGCCGCCCGTCGCCGCACCTTCGCGGTCATCAGCCACCCCGACGCCGGTAAGTCCACGCTGACCGAGGCGCTGGCACTGCATGCCCGGGTGATCAACGAGGCGGGCGCGATCCACGGCAAGGCGGGCCGCAAGTCGACGGTGTCGGACTGGATGGAGATGGAGAAGGCGCGCGGCATCTCGATCACCTCCACCGCGCTGCAGTTCCCGTACCGCGACTGCGTCATCAACCTGCTCGACACCCCCGGCCACGCCGACTTCTCGGAAGACACCTACCGGGTGCTGACGGCCGTGGACTGCGCGGTGATGCTCATCGACGCCGCCAAGGGCCTCGAGCCGCAGACCCTGAAGCTTTTCCAGGTGTGTAAGCACCGGGGCATCCCGATCATCACGGTGATCAACAAGTGGGACCGTCCGGGCCGGCACGCCCTGGAGTTGATGGACGAGATCCACGAGCGGATCGGCTTGCGCACCACGCCCCTGACGTGGCCGGTGGGTATCGCGGGTGACTTCAAGGGTGTGATGGACCGTCGGGCCGAGAAGTTCATCCGGTTCACCCGCACCGCGGGCGGCGCCACCGCGGCCCCCGAAGAGCACATCGCCGCCGCCGACGCGCACGCCGCTGCCGGCGACGACTGGGACACCGCGGTCGAGGAATCCGAGCTGCTCTCTGCCGACGGGTCGGACTACGACCGCGAAACCTTCCTGTCCGGCGAGTCCTCCCCGGTGCTGTTCACCTCCGCCGCGTTGAACTTCGGTGTCAACCAGCTGCTCGACGTGCTGGTCGAGCTGGCCCCGTCGCCCAGTGGGTCGGTCGATGTCGACGGCAACCGCCGGACGGTGGATTCACCGTTCAGCGCGTTCGTGTTCAAGGTGCAGGCCGGCATGGACACCTCGCATCGCGATCGCATCGCCTACGCGCGCGTCGTCTCGGGCACGTTCGAACGCGGCGACGTCCTGACCCACGCCGCCACCGGTAAGCCGTTCGTCACCAAGTACGCGCAGTCGGTGTTCGGGCAGCAGCGCTCGACGCTCGACGACGCGTGGCCCGGCGACGTGATCGGGTTGGCGAACGCGGCGGTGCTGCGCCCCGGCGACACCCTGTACCGGGACATCCCGGTGGTCTATCCGCCGATCCCCAGCTTCTCCCCCGAACACTTCGCGGTGGCCCGCGGCACCGACCCGAGCAAGCACAAGCAGTTCCGCAAGGGCATCGAGCAGCTCGAGCAGGAAGGCGTCGTGCAGGTCCTGCGGTCCGACAAGCGCGGCGAGCAGGCCCCGGTGTTCGCCGCGGTCGGCCCGATGCAGTTCGAGGTGGCCGCCCACCGGATGGCCACCGAGCTCAGTGCGCCGATCTCCCTGGAGAACCTGCCGTATCAGGTGGCGCGGGTGGTCTCTCCCGAAGACGCCGAATTCGTCAACAAGCAGGTGTCGTGCGAAGTGCTGACGCGCACCGACGGGGTCATGCTGGTGCTGTTCTCGACACCGTGGCGGCTGGAGGGTTTCCAGCGCGACAACCCCAATATCAAGCTGGGGTCTTTGGTGGCTGCGGAAGGCTAACTGTACTGACCACGGACGTTAGGGACGGCGTGGCGTGGTGACATGACGAAGACCTCCGAGTGAAGTGCGAGCTGTCGAGGAACGCACCAACTCACTTCGGAGGTCTTCGTGTCCCACCGTAATGCCCCGTTGTCAGAAACCGGTCGTCTGCGCCTAGCCCGATGCGTCGTGGAGGACGGCTGGACGCTACGACGTGCTGCTGAGCGATTCCAGGTCGCGGTGACCACAGCAGCACGCTGGGCCGGCCGCTACCGCGAGCTCGGCAGGGCCGGAATGGTCGATCGCAGCTCACGACCGCACCACAGCCCCAACCGGACACCCACACGAACCGAACGTCGAATCATCAAAGTCCGGGTCCTGCGCCGGTGGGGGCCAGCCCGCATCGGTTATCTGCTCGGTCTGCATCCCTCCACCGTCCATCGCGTTCTGACCCGTTACGGCCTGGCCAAACTGCGCTGGCTCGACCGACCCACCGGCCTGGTCGTACGCCGGATGGAGCCCGCACAGTGCGGCGAACTGGTCCACGTCGACGTGAAGAAACTGGGCAAGATCCCCGACGGTGGAGGTTGGCGATTACTGGGCCGTGCCACGGGCAGACGCCATTCCCAAGCCCACCAATCGGTACGCAACACCTCGCGACATCCTGCGATCGGCTACCACTTCCTGCACACCGCCATCGACGGCCACTCACGACTGGCCTACAGCGAGATACTCGCCGACGAACGCAAGGACACCGCCGCAGCATTCTGGTCGCGGGCACACGCATGGTTCACCGAATACGGGATCACCGTTCGAAAAGTATTGACTGACAACGGTTCCTGTTACCGTTCCCATGCCTTCAAAGAAGCACTCGGGCAGATTGAACACCGCCGCACCCGGCCGTATCGGCCGCAGACCAACGGCAAGGTCGAACGGTTCCACCGCACCTTGGCCGATGAATGGGCCTACGCCCGGCTCTACACCAGCGACACCGAACGCTGCGCCGAATACCCCCTGTGGCTACACACCTACAATCACCACCGCGGCCACACCGCACTCGGCGGCCAACCACCCGCCACCCGCGTACCTAACCTTTCAGGTCAGTACAGCTAACCGGCGCGCAGCCACTTGTGTCTTTACCGAGCTGCGGTGGCCGTCACGGCGCGCCGGGTTCGGGCGGCAGCACCTGGAATCCGTCCAGGAGAGTTTTAGCGTCGTGCTGATAGGTCGGGTTATCCGGGTCAGTTGTCTGCACGGTGGCTGTGACCAAGTACTGGTGGCCGCCGACGATGGTAGGCACCGACAAAATGGTCACCTCACGACTGTTCGCGCCTGGGCCGGTCGGAGCAGCCGTGAAGGTGATGGTCTCGGCGGGCAGCCCGCAGACCGTCGCCGGTTCGGATGCGAGGTTCTGCGCCCCCGCCAACTTCACGAGATTGGCGTGTTGTTGCGTGAAAATGGTCTGAACATCAGCCTTGGGGGTGTCCTCAAGCGCAACCACGATATTGGGTGCGAACTGGTTGGCCACCAGATCGCTGTTTGCGAGGACGAA
The window above is part of the Mycolicibacterium fortuitum subsp. fortuitum genome. Proteins encoded here:
- a CDS encoding TetR/AcrR family transcriptional regulator, whose product is MSAPQRRPRGRPVGGGNTAEQAREVLMDAAEHLFVTRGYRASTMEVIAHEAGYSRTAIYRQFANRDELIAAMVQRTTQRHMASIIPRIPEGAGPVDFLVESLVIVATELVSDPLLNTIADQTPEGTIASLIATDSELTDLVTTTIKAMIAEDARQFRPGLDPHDLAQFIIATALGFLVKTVPDITDPDVARRYIQTFVLPAIVHEPPAPQRVFPGGSG
- a CDS encoding L,D-transpeptidase, giving the protein MTLTSVRRAYLAVALAVLAISGGVVVSALPDCAEHCQTLAAAPQGAPQPSPTEPAKLTITPKADAEVDPLARVMVTADTGTVARVTMTNDAGKEIPGILTPDARTWKPTTTLGYGRTYTLKVDARGPGGMPTRKTISFSTVTPGYQARVYLNGTNYAPLQDGATYGVGMVIVARFDEPITDKASAENRMKVITEPKAVGSWNWIDDQTAHWRPEKYYAPGTKVTVDAGIYGAKLGDDLYGAQDEKVSFTIGASHVTIADDTDKQVRVYDNGKLVRTMPTSMGMGGTETVGGTTMSFWTPRGIYTVMDKANPVVMDSSTYGLPVNSRLGYKTTIPWATRISIDGIYLHQLNSTIWAQGKENVSHGCLNLSGENAEWFYNFSVPGDIVEIRNTGGDPLKPTNNGDWSVPWSEWVKGSALR
- a CDS encoding TIGR00730 family Rossman fold protein, which produces MNICVFLSAADLDERYTEPARAFAELLGKGGHTLVWGGSDKGLMKVVADEVQASGGRLVGISVEFLRQQARAGADEMVITADLSERKAVLLERSDALMVMPGGLGTLDEATEILELRKHRRHDKPVVLLNTAGFYDGLVIQLRRMEQDGFLPVPLDELVFVAEEPDAAMEYLERAVN
- a CDS encoding type II toxin-antitoxin system death-on-curing family toxin, producing MIEYLDLDDLLEVARHAIGADVKVGDYGLLESALARPRASVFGDDAYPDLHLKAAALLHSLARNHALVDGNKRLAWTSCLTFLGINGQRIAASEDDRFDFVIRVATGAESDLEDIAAQLRAWSDPSE
- a CDS encoding peptide chain release factor 3 gives rise to the protein MTEKALEDALATPPSNTAQAAKIAAEAARRRTFAVISHPDAGKSTLTEALALHARVINEAGAIHGKAGRKSTVSDWMEMEKARGISITSTALQFPYRDCVINLLDTPGHADFSEDTYRVLTAVDCAVMLIDAAKGLEPQTLKLFQVCKHRGIPIITVINKWDRPGRHALELMDEIHERIGLRTTPLTWPVGIAGDFKGVMDRRAEKFIRFTRTAGGATAAPEEHIAAADAHAAAGDDWDTAVEESELLSADGSDYDRETFLSGESSPVLFTSAALNFGVNQLLDVLVELAPSPSGSVDVDGNRRTVDSPFSAFVFKVQAGMDTSHRDRIAYARVVSGTFERGDVLTHAATGKPFVTKYAQSVFGQQRSTLDDAWPGDVIGLANAAVLRPGDTLYRDIPVVYPPIPSFSPEHFAVARGTDPSKHKQFRKGIEQLEQEGVVQVLRSDKRGEQAPVFAAVGPMQFEVAAHRMATELSAPISLENLPYQVARVVSPEDAEFVNKQVSCEVLTRTDGVMLVLFSTPWRLEGFQRDNPNIKLGSLVAAEG
- a CDS encoding IS481 family transposase; its protein translation is MSHRNAPLSETGRLRLARCVVEDGWTLRRAAERFQVAVTTAARWAGRYRELGRAGMVDRSSRPHHSPNRTPTRTERRIIKVRVLRRWGPARIGYLLGLHPSTVHRVLTRYGLAKLRWLDRPTGLVVRRMEPAQCGELVHVDVKKLGKIPDGGGWRLLGRATGRRHSQAHQSVRNTSRHPAIGYHFLHTAIDGHSRLAYSEILADERKDTAAAFWSRAHAWFTEYGITVRKVLTDNGSCYRSHAFKEALGQIEHRRTRPYRPQTNGKVERFHRTLADEWAYARLYTSDTERCAEYPLWLHTYNHHRGHTALGGQPPATRVPNLSGQYS
- a CDS encoding LpqN/LpqT family lipoprotein; translated protein: MAHRSARGAAALLAVIASLSACSNEKQESFEDIIKDHVPSPRAAPTTPVADSMGDPNACAHFDGQLLDVPARGAAEPRLRIPQTEGWDRSTKLDSEVIRFVLANSDLVANQFAPNIVVALEDTPKADVQTIFTQQHANLVKLAGAQNLASEPATVCGLPAETITFTAAPTGPGANSREVTILSVPTIVGGHQYLVTATVQTTDPDNPTYQHDAKTLLDGFQVLPPEPGAP